The Leclercia sp. S52 genome has a segment encoding these proteins:
- a CDS encoding WcbI family polysaccharide biosynthesis putative acetyltransferase codes for MKLALVGNCQLEVLGDLIKNHSALHEGKFSYVFNTPIYKLNEKEHLLNFYHELEQCDAIFMQYHSKKWGAFSTASLSQYFDIRLLPTLESRVSTPQLGYYDQPIPDLMVYVDYRFLHLYLTGHNHLDAVSRYHQVQLSSTKQLALLEEDANKYKALYQNGNVCFDYSDDYFRGVSENTGSYSTISHPNNEHLGLLLRAIYQQIFGSSEKFDLQGNDMLLNYTAPKLGSGDDTYYMMRPTGLSLAGKINFAFFEYQDKTMLKNALLKSAYYQSLSGEYMNI; via the coding sequence ATGAAACTCGCGCTGGTTGGGAACTGTCAGCTGGAAGTATTGGGCGATCTGATTAAAAATCATTCCGCACTGCATGAAGGTAAATTTTCCTACGTTTTTAATACGCCGATCTACAAACTCAATGAAAAAGAGCATCTGCTGAATTTTTACCACGAGCTTGAGCAATGCGATGCCATCTTTATGCAATACCACTCAAAAAAATGGGGTGCTTTTTCAACGGCATCATTAAGTCAATATTTTGATATCAGGCTGCTCCCGACGCTGGAATCCCGCGTGTCGACCCCGCAGCTGGGGTATTACGATCAACCGATCCCGGATCTGATGGTGTATGTCGATTATCGCTTCTTACATTTATACCTGACCGGTCACAATCATCTTGACGCCGTCTCCCGCTATCATCAGGTTCAATTATCCAGTACCAAACAGCTGGCCCTGCTGGAAGAGGACGCAAATAAATATAAGGCACTGTATCAGAATGGAAATGTGTGCTTCGATTATTCGGATGATTATTTCCGTGGCGTCAGTGAAAATACCGGCAGCTACTCGACCATCAGCCATCCAAATAATGAACACCTGGGTCTTCTCCTGAGAGCGATTTATCAGCAGATCTTTGGCAGCAGTGAAAAGTTCGATCTGCAGGGCAACGATATGCTGCTCAATTACACTGCGCCCAAACTGGGCTCCGGTGATGATACCTATTACATGATGCGCCCCACCGGCCTCTCCCTGGCAGGAAAAATCAACTTTGCCTTTTTTGAATATCAGGATAAAACGATGCTCAAAAATGCCCTGCTGAAATCGGCGTACTACCAGTCGTTGTCAGGCGAATACATGAATATTTGA
- a CDS encoding MbcA/ParS/Xre antitoxin family protein yields MTKHLNLDSETRGDRDLIAIRAAMNILDKWGCSTEQQQNILQLSRAALYKYRQKETKTASLTHDQLTRISYLLNMHSALRIVFSNPENVYGFMSMANHNAYFNGATPLSLIEDGEFGNLHEVAKRVDVLRGGLSG; encoded by the coding sequence ATGACGAAGCACCTGAACCTTGACTCTGAAACCCGCGGCGATCGCGATCTGATCGCCATCAGAGCCGCAATGAACATTCTGGATAAATGGGGCTGTTCGACGGAGCAACAGCAGAACATCCTGCAACTCTCCAGAGCGGCGCTTTACAAATACCGCCAGAAAGAGACGAAGACGGCCTCGCTGACCCACGATCAGTTAACCCGAATCAGCTACCTGCTGAATATGCACTCGGCGCTGCGGATCGTGTTCAGCAACCCCGAGAACGTCTACGGGTTTATGTCCATGGCAAACCACAATGCTTATTTCAATGGGGCAACGCCGTTATCCCTGATTGAGGATGGCGAGTTCGGCAACCTGCATGAAGTCGCCAAGCGGGTGGACGTGCTGCGCGGAGGCCTGTCCGGATGA
- a CDS encoding DUF4440 domain-containing protein produces MNDHPLHQIIKACDRAITAKDFDSLMEYYAEDAVLVVKPGTIVRGKNNIRSAFISISDYFQDRLIVKQGEMQIIEGGGDALVIMETQLFYPDELGGTAELTRRATYVFRLENDRWLCTIDNSYGTSLLDGDNA; encoded by the coding sequence ATGAACGACCATCCGCTTCACCAGATCATTAAGGCCTGTGACAGGGCGATCACCGCCAAAGATTTCGACTCGCTGATGGAGTATTACGCTGAAGACGCCGTGCTGGTGGTTAAGCCCGGGACGATTGTCAGAGGCAAAAACAATATCCGCAGCGCGTTTATCTCCATCTCTGATTATTTTCAGGATCGGCTGATCGTGAAGCAGGGCGAAATGCAGATTATCGAAGGCGGCGGAGATGCGCTGGTGATCATGGAAACCCAGCTTTTTTATCCGGATGAACTGGGTGGAACCGCTGAGTTAACGCGTCGGGCAACCTATGTCTTCCGCCTGGAAAATGACCGTTGGCTCTGCACCATCGACAATTCTTACGGCACTTCGCTTTTAGATGGTGATAATGCCTGA
- a CDS encoding sulfotransferase, producing MTGSLTLLRRLVEMQQFDALQEACYSLPVISPAEQVLLGLAQAHLGQPEAARQALMALDPVALEVDVRVDLAAMHLFLGEFDAAQALLEASRPAAPDHALLLARLAACYVEQQRGEEAISLYECSLQLQPGIAVYQQLLRLYLQRADLPQAGETLDAADRFWAGERELWPARQAALHDQQLRGLRLELWLARDDNARADAWLDERQAELAEEDYCGLLRGYAQRLAERGRHAQAEDALRRGLGHYPEHPELYQQHAELAELQGRLPQAMMLLHRAIHLAGQQQKMTLPLRLKLASVATQSHPTLARQMAEQAIEEAGALRSSPAMDDVQIGQWLAQAQVTLAGVDAQEQNYTGAEARYVEVLQAHPRLVLALQGLGQLYMQLGRIDEAVALFGQVLAVDPARGHAALINARHFPQDEETLIRLETLARRPGLSGPVQPGLLLQLAAAWEKRKDYTKAFTLANEANAASRALLSYDPVAHRQSSARIRHAFSSSLYENRRGIGNDSTLPVFVLGMPRSGTTLVEQILAGHSQIHGAGELGVIPSTIARLERWERHTGSGCHYPDCVDDLSVDAVAGITAGLLKELRETLPENAPEIRHVVDKLPHNFENIGLIKLLFPNARIISVRRDPRDIAISNFFTDYTAKHGGMGFAYDLRWIGEQLADHNLMMHHWNQLFPGDILEVRYEDVVSDPEREARRMLDYLGVQWEPQVLDTTELDRPVKTASVWQVRQPIYQTARERWRRYADFLTPLIAGTNAKIVHEPVEMVSLPVPGMQTDGIACYRQGKLDEAEMLFSRLLHHVPEHATAHFMVGLICVRKGHLADGIAHMEKGHQACPWNANWRRDLAQAYELAEQPEKAQMLRGRHVGTDDRVMSAMDIDQDDGLPLGYSIRTSAMASF from the coding sequence ATGACAGGTTCTCTGACATTGCTACGCCGTCTGGTGGAAATGCAGCAGTTCGACGCGCTGCAAGAGGCCTGTTATAGCCTGCCGGTGATTTCACCGGCAGAACAGGTGCTGCTGGGCCTGGCCCAGGCCCATCTGGGTCAGCCAGAGGCGGCGCGCCAGGCGCTGATGGCGCTGGACCCGGTGGCACTGGAGGTCGACGTCCGCGTCGACCTGGCCGCCATGCATCTGTTTCTTGGGGAATTTGACGCGGCGCAGGCGCTGCTGGAAGCCTCCCGCCCGGCGGCACCAGACCATGCGCTTCTGCTGGCGCGTCTGGCTGCCTGTTATGTGGAGCAACAACGGGGAGAGGAGGCTATCTCTCTGTATGAGTGCAGTCTGCAGCTGCAACCTGGAATCGCCGTCTATCAGCAACTGCTGCGTCTTTACCTGCAACGTGCGGACTTGCCGCAGGCCGGGGAGACGCTGGACGCCGCCGACCGTTTCTGGGCAGGCGAGCGGGAGCTCTGGCCCGCACGGCAGGCGGCTCTGCACGACCAACAGCTGCGTGGCCTGCGCCTGGAGTTATGGCTGGCACGTGACGACAACGCCCGCGCTGATGCCTGGCTGGACGAACGCCAGGCTGAACTGGCTGAAGAGGATTATTGCGGCCTGCTGAGGGGTTATGCTCAGCGTCTGGCCGAGCGAGGACGCCATGCCCAGGCTGAAGATGCGCTGCGCCGTGGTCTGGGGCATTACCCGGAACATCCGGAGCTGTACCAACAGCACGCTGAACTGGCGGAGCTACAGGGGCGTCTGCCTCAGGCCATGATGTTGCTGCACCGTGCCATCCATCTGGCCGGGCAACAGCAAAAAATGACGCTTCCTTTGCGCCTGAAGCTGGCCAGCGTCGCCACCCAGAGCCATCCGACGCTGGCACGTCAGATGGCCGAACAGGCCATCGAGGAGGCCGGGGCGCTGAGGTCATCACCCGCTATGGACGATGTGCAGATCGGCCAGTGGCTGGCGCAGGCGCAAGTGACACTCGCCGGGGTGGATGCGCAGGAGCAAAACTACACCGGCGCGGAGGCGCGATACGTCGAGGTACTGCAAGCGCATCCGCGCCTGGTCCTCGCCCTGCAGGGGCTGGGGCAGTTGTATATGCAACTGGGGCGCATCGACGAGGCGGTCGCTTTGTTCGGGCAGGTTTTGGCTGTCGACCCGGCACGCGGTCATGCGGCACTGATCAACGCCCGGCATTTTCCGCAGGACGAAGAGACGCTGATTCGCCTGGAAACCCTGGCACGACGGCCTGGCCTGTCCGGCCCGGTGCAGCCTGGATTGCTGCTGCAACTGGCTGCGGCCTGGGAAAAGCGCAAGGACTACACCAAAGCCTTCACCCTGGCAAACGAAGCCAATGCCGCCAGCCGCGCACTTTTAAGCTATGACCCGGTTGCACACCGGCAAAGCAGCGCGCGTATCCGGCATGCATTCAGCAGTTCGCTCTACGAAAACCGACGCGGCATCGGCAACGATTCAACGCTGCCCGTGTTCGTACTGGGTATGCCGCGTTCCGGTACCACGCTTGTCGAACAGATCCTGGCGGGACACAGCCAAATCCACGGTGCGGGCGAACTGGGGGTGATCCCCAGTACGATCGCCCGACTGGAACGCTGGGAACGTCATACGGGTTCAGGATGTCATTACCCGGACTGTGTGGACGATCTGTCGGTCGATGCCGTGGCGGGTATCACTGCCGGCCTGCTCAAGGAACTGCGGGAAACATTGCCGGAAAACGCGCCTGAGATCCGCCATGTGGTGGATAAGCTGCCACACAATTTCGAGAACATTGGTCTTATCAAGCTGCTTTTCCCGAACGCGCGGATAATCTCAGTGCGACGCGATCCACGCGATATCGCTATCTCCAATTTCTTTACCGACTACACGGCAAAGCACGGCGGTATGGGCTTCGCCTATGACCTGCGGTGGATTGGTGAACAACTGGCCGATCACAACCTTATGATGCACCACTGGAACCAGCTGTTCCCTGGCGACATCCTGGAAGTACGCTATGAGGACGTGGTATCTGATCCGGAGCGAGAGGCGCGTCGTATGCTGGATTATCTGGGCGTGCAATGGGAGCCGCAGGTGCTCGACACGACTGAACTGGACAGGCCGGTTAAGACCGCCAGCGTGTGGCAGGTGCGCCAGCCTATCTATCAGACGGCGCGCGAGCGCTGGCGGCGTTATGCGGACTTTCTGACGCCGCTGATCGCGGGGACTAACGCGAAGATCGTGCATGAGCCTGTTGAGATGGTGAGCCTGCCAGTACCCGGCATGCAGACCGATGGCATCGCATGCTATCGTCAGGGGAAGCTTGATGAAGCCGAGATGCTCTTCAGCCGCCTGCTGCACCACGTGCCCGAACATGCTACTGCGCATTTCATGGTGGGCCTGATTTGCGTTCGTAAAGGGCACCTGGCTGATGGCATTGCGCACATGGAAAAGGGACACCAGGCCTGCCCGTGGAATGCTAACTGGCGACGCGATCTGGCGCAGGCATACGAATTAGCGGAGCAACCGGAAAAAGCGCAGATGTTAAGGGGGCGTCACGTCGGTACGGATGACAGAGTGATGAGCGCAATGGATATTGACCAGGATGATGGTCTTCCTCTGGGCTATTCCATTCGCACCTCCGCGATGGCATCGTTTTAA
- a CDS encoding RES family NAD+ phosphorylase, whose amino-acid sequence MIHPEIPRTALTPITGYRLLHTKYPAIYVFEDVATPEEFDVLYDIQKLTNPRLTQEVGNLNLLPREEWVLGIRGAHYAMAAFTHINPDGSRFSNGDFGVYYLGDSPETALAEVVYHCQRYWRNVPELKFERFEYRCLETELGGSSFADITGLPDMHPWYHPTDYSAPQQLGASLRVAGETGITYRSVRHREGLCWALLTPKTITSIIQTSLHQIIWDKGIVSVGLVTPT is encoded by the coding sequence ATGATCCATCCTGAGATCCCCAGAACGGCACTAACTCCGATTACCGGTTACCGCCTGCTGCATACCAAGTACCCTGCCATTTACGTGTTCGAGGACGTTGCTACTCCGGAAGAGTTTGACGTTCTCTATGACATCCAGAAATTAACTAATCCGCGCCTGACGCAGGAAGTGGGTAATCTCAATCTGCTGCCTCGCGAAGAGTGGGTGCTGGGCATCCGCGGGGCGCATTACGCGATGGCGGCTTTCACCCATATCAACCCTGACGGCAGCCGCTTTTCGAATGGCGATTTTGGCGTTTACTACCTTGGCGACAGCCCGGAAACAGCGCTGGCCGAAGTTGTTTACCACTGCCAGCGCTACTGGCGGAACGTGCCTGAACTGAAGTTCGAACGATTCGAGTACCGTTGTCTGGAGACCGAGCTGGGCGGCTCGTCATTTGCCGATATCACCGGCCTGCCGGATATGCACCCCTGGTACCATCCCACGGACTACAGCGCACCGCAACAGCTGGGTGCCAGCCTACGCGTCGCGGGCGAAACTGGCATAACGTACCGCTCGGTTCGCCACCGGGAGGGGCTCTGCTGGGCACTGTTAACCCCGAAAACTATCACCAGCATTATTCAGACCTCCCTGCACCAGATCATCTGGGACAAAGGCATTGTCAGCGTCGGGCTGGTCACCCCCACCTGA
- a CDS encoding FUSC family protein — translation MNTSFPSPTAQLKQWLSRLAAATVKEIFAIQVIAAVLVSVLLSDLAGFDYPGWAALSSYAVMNTSVKASTVRAFNRVTGTVLGGVLALLLSTYLIQDAAFLVLFCTIVGGVAVWRADVSRWSYSWVLGAVTSMMVMAEAQKNSEFRHLLWFTFNRIEEVVLGCAVCIAVTLLFYPVNRRRQAPHQESHSEPPRRPLLPLQAGITLLLVTPILLAFQLTGFWQAMVSVLAVFILPSSAQPVQQQIGQRMQQRLYGCMAATLLSLLLLPFMHSYPPVYIAMLAAGLWLGCHLQQRKQSISYFGRQFTVAWIIVFIQESLWLTEPNQAVMRCVSILIAIITIGIVMAVFRWLKLSV, via the coding sequence GTGAACACCAGCTTTCCTTCACCGACCGCTCAACTCAAACAGTGGCTAAGTCGTCTGGCTGCAGCAACCGTGAAAGAGATATTTGCGATTCAGGTCATCGCTGCCGTGTTGGTGTCGGTGCTGTTGTCCGATCTGGCGGGTTTTGATTACCCTGGCTGGGCAGCGCTGAGTAGTTATGCGGTCATGAATACCTCAGTAAAAGCCTCGACGGTTCGGGCTTTCAATCGGGTGACTGGAACCGTACTTGGCGGTGTACTGGCGCTCTTGCTTTCTACGTATCTCATCCAGGATGCGGCGTTTTTGGTGCTGTTCTGCACGATTGTCGGGGGCGTGGCGGTATGGCGGGCGGACGTGTCCCGCTGGTCCTATTCCTGGGTGCTGGGGGCGGTCACATCCATGATGGTGATGGCTGAGGCACAGAAAAACAGTGAGTTTCGCCATCTGCTATGGTTTACGTTTAACCGCATCGAAGAGGTGGTGCTGGGTTGCGCCGTTTGTATTGCGGTTACCCTACTCTTTTACCCGGTTAACCGGCGCAGACAAGCGCCACATCAGGAGAGTCACTCTGAGCCGCCCCGACGACCGCTGCTGCCCCTGCAGGCAGGGATCACGCTGTTACTGGTCACGCCGATACTGCTTGCTTTCCAGCTGACGGGGTTCTGGCAGGCGATGGTTTCCGTGCTGGCGGTCTTTATTCTTCCTTCCTCGGCTCAGCCCGTACAGCAGCAGATCGGCCAGCGAATGCAGCAACGTTTATACGGCTGTATGGCCGCGACGCTGCTGAGTTTGCTCCTTTTACCTTTCATGCACTCTTATCCCCCGGTTTATATTGCCATGCTGGCCGCGGGCTTATGGCTGGGGTGTCATCTGCAACAGCGAAAACAGTCCATCAGCTATTTCGGACGGCAGTTTACCGTGGCCTGGATCATCGTTTTTATCCAGGAGTCGTTGTGGCTGACCGAGCCGAATCAGGCGGTTATGCGCTGTGTCAGCATACTGATCGCCATTATTACCATCGGCATTGTTATGGCGGTATTTCGCTGGTTAAAACTGAGCGTTTGA
- a CDS encoding cytosine permease produces MSETRSIDYIPDNERHGHPFSQFTLWFGGNLQITAIVTGALAVVLGGDVVWSIVGLLVGQVLGATVMSFHALQGPRLGLPQMIISRAQFGVLGAVIPLVLVCVMYVGFSASGTVLAGQAMAKLLSVSNVAGMILFSAIIIVIAVLGYRVIHKLGKVASVVGVLAFVYLFIALLMSSDLGAIAQNNHFSMPMFLLAVSLSSSWQIAFCPYVSDYSRYLPRNVSGVKTFFSVFSGTVLGTQASMTLGVITAAIAGSAFKGHEVSYIVGLGKSEAMAMVIYFAICFGKITFTTLNAYGSFMSLTTIVSGFRNQTTLSQRSRVIFVVLMVTISCVIALLSEPAFLKHFTHFLLFLLAFFVPWSAISLTDYFIISRKAVDIPALFDPRERYGYWNMFGISIYAIGVLIQLPFIENPLYHGSLTWIFADNDVSWIIGWFCTAALYYAFRRFDRRVLPEQTIYPASGR; encoded by the coding sequence TTGTCGGAAACGCGCTCTATCGATTACATTCCGGATAATGAACGCCACGGCCACCCCTTCAGTCAGTTTACGCTGTGGTTTGGCGGTAACCTGCAGATCACGGCCATTGTCACCGGCGCGCTGGCGGTGGTGCTGGGTGGCGATGTGGTGTGGTCGATCGTTGGCCTGCTGGTGGGACAGGTGCTCGGGGCGACGGTGATGTCGTTCCACGCCCTGCAGGGGCCGCGTCTGGGTCTGCCGCAGATGATCATCAGCCGCGCCCAGTTTGGCGTGCTGGGGGCTGTGATCCCGCTGGTGCTGGTGTGTGTGATGTACGTTGGCTTCTCCGCCAGCGGCACGGTGCTGGCCGGACAGGCGATGGCGAAACTGCTGTCGGTGTCCAACGTGGCGGGGATGATCCTGTTCAGCGCGATCATTATCGTGATTGCGGTGCTGGGCTATCGTGTGATCCACAAGCTCGGCAAGGTGGCGAGCGTCGTGGGTGTACTGGCGTTTGTGTATCTCTTTATCGCCCTGCTGATGTCCAGCGACCTGGGGGCGATTGCACAGAATAACCACTTCTCGATGCCGATGTTCCTGCTGGCGGTGTCGCTCTCCTCATCCTGGCAGATCGCCTTTTGCCCCTACGTGTCGGACTACTCACGCTATCTGCCGCGCAACGTCTCCGGGGTAAAAACTTTCTTCTCGGTCTTCAGCGGCACGGTGCTGGGCACTCAGGCCTCGATGACCCTCGGGGTGATCACCGCCGCGATTGCCGGCAGCGCCTTCAAGGGGCATGAGGTGAGCTATATCGTCGGGCTGGGCAAAAGCGAAGCCATGGCGATGGTGATCTATTTTGCGATCTGCTTCGGCAAAATCACCTTCACCACCCTGAACGCCTACGGCAGCTTTATGTCGCTGACCACTATCGTGTCGGGTTTCCGCAATCAGACCACGCTGAGCCAGAGAAGCCGCGTGATCTTTGTGGTGCTGATGGTGACCATCTCCTGCGTGATTGCGCTGCTCAGCGAACCGGCATTCCTGAAACACTTCACCCATTTCCTGCTGTTCCTGCTGGCGTTCTTCGTGCCGTGGAGCGCTATCAGCCTGACCGACTACTTTATTATTTCCCGTAAAGCGGTGGATATTCCGGCGCTGTTCGATCCGCGTGAACGCTACGGTTACTGGAATATGTTTGGTATCAGCATCTATGCCATTGGCGTGCTGATTCAACTGCCGTTTATTGAAAACCCGCTCTACCACGGCTCCCTGACGTGGATCTTCGCCGACAATGACGTATCGTGGATCATCGGCTGGTTCTGCACGGCGGCGCTTTACTACGCATTCAGACGTTTCGATCGCCGGGTGCTGCCGGAACAGACGATTTATCCGGCGTCGGGCAGGTAA
- a CDS encoding rhodanese-like domain-containing protein, producing MSYVTDYPAAIAENAANHFLQRLSVETDCADVWSAFQERDVDFVLLHVVGSPETFARRHIPGALHLPHREIAAQRMAEWPADTLFVVYCAGPHCNGADRAALKLAQLGRPVKIMIGGMTGWADEGLPFNAA from the coding sequence ATGAGCTATGTGACTGATTACCCTGCTGCGATCGCAGAAAACGCGGCGAACCATTTTTTACAACGACTGAGCGTGGAGACAGACTGCGCTGACGTCTGGAGCGCCTTCCAGGAGCGGGATGTCGATTTTGTCTTACTGCATGTGGTAGGTAGCCCGGAGACCTTTGCCCGGCGTCATATTCCCGGCGCTCTGCATCTGCCCCATCGGGAGATCGCTGCCCAGCGGATGGCAGAATGGCCAGCCGATACGCTGTTTGTGGTCTACTGCGCCGGGCCGCACTGCAACGGTGCCGATCGCGCGGCGCTGAAGCTGGCGCAGCTGGGACGCCCAGTGAAAATCATGATTGGTGGCATGACCGGATGGGCCGACGAAGGTCTCCCTTTTAACGCCGCCTGA
- a CDS encoding FdhF/YdeP family oxidoreductase, producing MSNNRRAVPGIRHYAGPAGGWGALKATAIAVRTQMDAFDAPATLLRTNQPDGFDCPGCAWPDKEHKSTFQFCENGAKAVTWEATTKRVTPEFFAEHTVSTLWAKSDFELEGYGRLTHPMKYDPQSDTFRPVEWDEAFARIGEVLRGLAPNQVEFYTSGRASNEAAFLYQLFARELGTNNFPDCSNMCHQATSVGLPRSIGIGKGTVSLEDFDHTELVISIGHNPGTNHPRMMGTLHELARRGVPIIVFNPLRETALERFADPQSVREMATWSATDIASTYYQVKAGGDAAALKGIAKHLLVLDALDHDFIATQTQGFAEFAADIAATSWEAIERESGLSRADLENVAQIYAKSRATIITYGMGITQHNKGTANVRLIADLLLLRGNIGKPGAGICPLRGHSNVQGNRTVGITEKPTAAFLDRLGKVFGFTPPAAHGHDAVQAAQAMIDGEAKALLCLGGNFAVAMPDHDKAFPALKSLDLSVHVATKLNRTHLLVGRETYLLPCLGRTELDMQRSGQQSITVEDSMSMVHASSGKLKPASPWLRSEPAIVAGLAHATLTNSNTDWLALVADYDRIRERIEQTLPGFENFNARIRVPGGFRMPLPPTERIWPTASGKAMFSLFDGVTENSPGEGENVLRLVTLRSHDQYNTTIYALDDRYRGVFGRRDVLFMNEDDMQQLGLEHGDRVDITTALPDSQQRLDDITLVAYSIAPGTVAAYYPEANVLVPLNYLDKESGTPSYKSVPVHITLRSREIRML from the coding sequence ATGAGTAACAACAGACGAGCGGTTCCCGGGATCCGCCATTACGCCGGTCCGGCGGGCGGCTGGGGAGCTTTAAAGGCCACGGCGATTGCCGTGCGCACGCAGATGGACGCCTTTGACGCCCCTGCAACGCTGCTGCGCACCAACCAGCCCGACGGATTTGACTGCCCGGGCTGCGCCTGGCCGGACAAAGAGCACAAGTCCACCTTCCAGTTTTGCGAGAACGGTGCCAAGGCGGTGACGTGGGAAGCGACCACGAAGCGCGTCACGCCGGAATTTTTCGCCGAGCATACCGTCAGCACCCTGTGGGCGAAGAGCGATTTTGAGCTGGAGGGCTATGGCCGTCTGACCCATCCCATGAAGTACGATCCGCAGAGCGACACCTTCCGCCCGGTGGAGTGGGACGAGGCTTTTGCCCGTATCGGGGAGGTATTGCGCGGCCTGGCACCGAATCAGGTGGAGTTTTACACCTCCGGGCGCGCCTCGAACGAAGCCGCGTTCCTGTATCAGCTGTTTGCCCGCGAACTGGGTACCAACAATTTTCCCGACTGCTCCAACATGTGCCATCAGGCCACCAGCGTCGGCCTGCCCCGCTCCATCGGCATTGGTAAAGGCACCGTCTCGCTGGAGGATTTTGACCACACCGAACTGGTGATCTCCATCGGCCACAACCCGGGCACTAACCACCCGCGGATGATGGGCACCCTGCACGAGCTTGCCCGCCGGGGCGTGCCGATTATCGTCTTTAATCCGCTGCGCGAAACCGCCCTGGAGCGCTTTGCCGATCCGCAGAGCGTCCGGGAGATGGCGACCTGGAGCGCCACCGATATCGCCTCGACCTACTACCAGGTGAAAGCCGGGGGCGACGCCGCCGCGTTAAAAGGCATTGCAAAACATTTGCTGGTGCTGGACGCGCTGGATCACGACTTTATCGCCACCCAGACCCAGGGGTTCGCGGAGTTTGCCGCCGATATCGCCGCCACCTCCTGGGAGGCCATAGAACGCGAGTCCGGGCTCAGCCGCGCCGATCTGGAGAACGTGGCGCAGATCTACGCCAAATCCCGCGCCACCATCATCACCTACGGCATGGGGATCACCCAGCACAACAAGGGCACCGCCAACGTGCGCCTGATTGCCGACCTGCTGTTGCTGCGCGGCAATATCGGCAAACCCGGGGCGGGCATCTGCCCGTTGCGCGGCCACTCCAACGTGCAGGGTAACCGCACGGTGGGGATCACCGAAAAACCGACCGCCGCCTTCCTCGATCGGCTGGGCAAGGTGTTTGGCTTTACCCCACCTGCCGCCCACGGCCATGACGCGGTGCAGGCCGCCCAGGCGATGATCGACGGCGAGGCGAAAGCGCTGCTGTGCCTCGGCGGGAATTTTGCCGTGGCGATGCCCGATCACGATAAAGCCTTTCCGGCGCTGAAAAGCCTCGATCTTAGCGTGCACGTTGCCACCAAGCTGAACCGCACCCATCTGCTGGTTGGCAGAGAGACGTATCTTCTGCCCTGCCTCGGGCGCACCGAGCTGGACATGCAGCGCAGCGGCCAGCAGTCGATCACCGTAGAAGATTCCATGTCGATGGTGCACGCCTCCAGCGGGAAGCTGAAACCGGCCTCGCCGTGGCTGCGCTCGGAGCCGGCCATTGTCGCCGGGCTCGCTCACGCCACCCTGACGAACAGCAACACCGACTGGCTGGCGCTGGTGGCCGATTACGACCGCATCCGCGAGCGGATTGAACAGACCCTTCCTGGCTTTGAGAACTTCAACGCCCGCATCCGGGTACCCGGCGGCTTCCGCATGCCGCTGCCGCCCACCGAGCGCATCTGGCCGACCGCCAGCGGCAAGGCGATGTTCTCCCTTTTTGACGGCGTGACGGAGAACAGCCCGGGGGAAGGCGAAAACGTCCTGCGGCTGGTCACCCTGCGCAGCCACGACCAGTACAACACCACCATCTATGCCCTCGACGACCGCTATCGTGGGGTATTCGGCCGCCGCGACGTGCTGTTTATGAATGAAGATGACATGCAGCAGCTGGGGCTGGAGCACGGCGACCGGGTGGACATCACCACCGCCCTGCCCGACAGCCAGCAGCGCCTGGATGATATTACCCTGGTGGCGTACAGCATTGCGCCGGGCACGGTAGCCGCCTACTACCCCGAGGCTAACGTACTGGTGCCGCTGAATTATCTTGATAAGGAGAGCGGCACGCCGTCGTATAAATCGGTGCCGGTGCATATCACCCTGCGTTCCAGGGAGATCCGCATGCTATAG